In Deltaproteobacteria bacterium, the sequence TTGGTTTGCGCGTGAGTCACGCCTTTTAATTCTTCCACAAATTTTTTCATCACGGTTTCTGCCAATGTTTTTGGGGCGATTTCGTAGTCGCTCAATCCTTTTGTGAGGACGGATGTGTTTTCGTGCAGAATGTTGATCGCGGTGTGAATGAGACAAGACTTCGGCGAAGAAGTGGCGACGGAAACGGAGAGTTTTGCTTTTCCATCGTAGAGATCATTTCCGGAACGCCGGATGTTTTGTGTGTTGGGAAATTTCTGGAGTTCATCTTTTAAAATGGCAATCAGCAAACGCTGGCGCAAAACCATTTTCTCCAGATCGGTATCCGCTATTTCTATAATAAAATGGAGCATCAATTCGCTGAAGATGGGAGCGTTGCGAGCCACGTCTTCCAGATCCACCATGTGTTCGATCGGTACATCCGCCCCCCCGATGAAAGAAATAACAGCATCGCCTTCAATCCCGGTCTGTTTCTTTATCCAACCGGAACAAAGCGCCGTGCCGTCATAAGGGATTGATTTTTCAAGAAAAATAGATTTCAACATATACGGGCGAACGCGTATCATAACCCTCTGAAATTAAAAAGTATTTTTAGGGGTGTATGGGGAAGGTGTCGGACACCTAAAAAGGGGAAGCAACAATTTTCGTAAATGGACGATAACGGTCTAGAGAATGCAAATGACTGGAATACCATCCTTATTTACTGCGGAGGCTTTGACGAGTGCGGATGCGGCTTATGCCCAGATTATGGGGGCCATTGATGCCGAAGTGTTTACAGAACTGCCGGTTCTTCTTCATCAACTGCAAGAAGCTTCGACAAGAGAGGAGCTTGATAAAGTTTACGAGCTGACAGCAGTTGCACTTCTAATGAACGATGGACGCATGGCAATGAGAAATCATCTTCATCCCATGGTGCGACACATGTTTCAATTGGCGTCCCAAGAAGGAAAGGACTGTCGTTCCTTTTGGCCGACTGAAGAAGAAAATATTGAAAGGGATTTGCAAAGCAAAGATCTTTTTGTGCGCCGGTATGCCGCCGTTGAACTTGCCGGTTTTGGAGTGGGGCTTGGAGAGTTTGAAGGATTGGAACCCGCGCGACAAAGATTGTGCAGAGTAGTTGAAGATTTTAAAACACAGTCCGGAAAAGAGGAAGAATACCAATACGCCCTCGCATTTTGAACACAGTCGCAGAAAAGATTCAACGCGCGCAAAACGCCGGGGCGGAACAAGAATAGTTTTGATGGCAGGCTGTTAACAATGTCATTCCCGCAGAGGCGGGAATCCAGAAAAGCTGAAAAACACAGGATCCCTGCTCCCTGCCTACTGCTCGCAGGGACAAGCTTCGCAGGGATGACAAAAAGGTACAGTTACTCCCTAAAATTGATGAATTGCAGGGGGATTGGAAAATCGGTGGCGCGGAGGTTAGCGATCACTGTTTGTAGATCGTCTCTGTTTTTCCCCGTGACGCGCACTTGCGTTTCCTGAATGGAAGCTTGCACTTTGAGATTCA encodes:
- a CDS encoding DUF366 family protein; its protein translation is MLKSIFLEKSIPYDGTALCSGWIKKQTGIEGDAVISFIGGADVPIEHMVDLEDVARNAPIFSELMLHFIIEIADTDLEKMVLRQRLLIAILKDELQKFPNTQNIRRSGNDLYDGKAKLSVSVATSSPKSCLIHTAINILHENTSVLTKGLSDYEIAPKTLAETVMKKFVEELKGVTHAQTKVRAVN